The following nucleotide sequence is from Pseudomonas sp. S09G 359.
GCCGATGATGTGCACCATCCTTTTTCACCCGCCACTGAATCCTGAGGCCTCAAGCCTAGGGGCAGGTGACAGGCCCGCGACAATGAATAAAGATAGGTCACCTATAAACAAAGGTTATGGACTTGCCATGCGCTTGCGTCATATCGAGATCTTCCAGGCCATCCGCCAAACCGGCTCCATCAGCGCCGCCGCGCAGTTGTTGCATGTGTCGCAACCGGCGGTAACCAAGGTGTTGCAGCACGCCGAGTTGCAGCTGGGATTCCCCCTGTTCCTACGAGTGCGCGGCAAGCTGCAGCCCACGCCAGAGGCCCTGGCACTGGAAAGCGAAGTCGAGAAAGTCACCGCGAGCCTGCAAGGCGTAAGGCGCCTGGCCAAGAGCCTGCGCCGTGAACCGGGCCAGAGTGTGCGCATCGGCGCGATCCCGGCACTCGCGCTTTCGCTGCTGCCGCCGGCAATCCTGGAGTGGAAGCGCGACTACCCGGACATGGCCTGCGAGCTGTCCAGCGACCACAGCCGCGAGCTGGTGCAGAAGCTGCTGATGCGTGAGATTGACCTGGCGCTGACGCTCAACTTCTCCGGCCATCCGGGGTTGACCACGCAGGTGCTGGCCAACGGTGTGTTGGTGGCGTTGGCATCCAAAGGCTATTGGTCTGAAGCCGAGCTGAGCAGCCCCCTGCCCTTGGCTGATCTGGCGGGCACGCCGCTGATTGGTCTTTCCAGCGCCGACCCGCTGGCAGCAAAACTCGACAGCTACCTAGAAAACGTCGATCCCCCACCAAGGGTGACCCTCTCGGTGCAAACCTATTCCCTGGCCCGCGCGATGGTGGAGTCCGGCGCCGGCCTCACGGTGATAGACCCCTTCACCGCCCTCGGCGCCTCGACGGCCACCACCTGTATCCGCACCCTCACGCCGCCGCTGCCGATCACCCTGTATGCCCTGACCCGCGCCGATGAGCCGCCGCCGCATATGCTGGCGAATTTGCTGGAGATCTTAGGCCTCCGGGCCCGGGAGCTGCTGGAACGCCTGTAAAAATCGGACTTTCAACACTACGAGGATCAAATGTGGGAGCGGGCTTGCTCGCGAAGACGGTGTGTCAGCCAGTACATCTGAAACTGACCTACCGCCTTCGCGAGCAAGCCCGCTCGCACATTTTGAATTGCGTCGTCTGTCAGAGCACGTAATGCATGATCGCCACAAAATGCAGCAGGCTGCCGCCGATCACAAACAAGTGCCAGATCCCATGGGAGTGCCGCAGGCGGTCCTCCAAGGCAAAAAAGATGATGCCGACGGTGTACAACACCCCGCCCGACGCCAGCCACGTAAACCCCGCCGTGCCCAGCGCGGCGAGCAGCGGCTTGACCGCCACCAGCACGATCCAGCCCATCACCGCGTAGATCACGATCGACAGGATGCGCGCCTCGGAACGCGGCTTGATCTCCTGCAAGATGCCGATCACCGCCAGCCCCCACACGATCCCGAACAGCGTCCAGCCCCACGGCCCGCGTAGCGTCACCAGGCAAAACGGCGTGTAGCTGCCGGCGATCAGCAGGTAGATCGAAAAGTGATCGACCTTCTGCATGATCTCTTTTCGCCGCCCGCGCACGCTGTGGTACACCGTGGACGCGCTGTACAGCACCATCAGCGTAAAGCCATAAATCGCCACGCTGACGATCTTCCAGGGGCTGCCATCCAGGCTCGCGACCACCAACATCCACACGGCGCCAATACACGCCGCGACTGCACCGAGCAAATGGCTCCAGGCGTTGAATCGTTCCCCGTGGTACATCTGTCACTGACCTCCCGTAACCGTTAAGTACAGGTTGGCAAGCGTCCAACCTTGCGCATAAGAGTGCAAGCAGCTTATGACGTTCCGAGGACGCCAAACGGTTTTGCGGGCACAATCGACGGCATTCGAACAAGAGTCACGGCCATGCTGATCGACGAAGAATTTACCCTCAAGAAGCTGGAAATCTTCCTGGCATTCATGCGCACCGGCAACCTGGCCCGCGCCGCCGCCGAGCTGCAGACCAGCAATGTCAGCGTGCACCGCGCCATCCACTCGCTGGAGAACGCCCTGCGCTGCCCGCTGTTCAAACATGAGGGGCGCAACCTCACCCCGCTGGAAAGCGCTTACGTCCTGGAAGAACGCGCACAGAAACTGGTGGCCGATGTGGTCGACAGCGTGCGCCTCACCCGCGAAGCCGCGGGTTTTTCTGCCGAGCGCTTCAAATTGGGCTCGCTGTACTCGCTGACCGTGAAGACCGTGCCGCAACTGATCATGGGCCTAAAAATCCGGCGCAGCGAACTCAATATCGACCTGATCCTGGGCTCCAACTTCGACCTGCTCTACAAGCTCAAGAACATGGAGGTGGACGCGATCCTGATCTCCCTGGACGAACACGCCAACGACCCCGACTGCGAGCAGATCGCGTTGTTCTCCGACGACATCTTCCTGGCCACCCCGGCGGATTCGCCCTTCGACCGCGAGCGGGAAATCGACCTGGCGGATGTGCGTGACGCCACGTTCATCACCCTCACCCAAGGCTTTGCCACGCACCAGGATGGCAACCGGGTGTTCAAGCAGGCGGGGTTCGAGCCCAAGGTGGCGATGCAGGTGAATGACATTTTCACGCTGTTGAGCATGGTCAGCTCGGGGGTGGGTTATGCGTTGCTGCCGGGACGGATTGCGGCGGTGTATGAGAACCGCGTGAAGCTGATACCGCTGCAACCCAGGTACCGGTTGCAGCAGCATATTGGCGTGGTGTTCTTGAAGGCCAAGGAGCGCGATCCGAATTTGCTCGCGTTGTTGGCGGAGTGTCGGATGTATGCCAATCGGCAGGTCTGAGACCGCCATCGGGGGCAAGCCCCCGATGAGGCCCAACCAGCCAACACAACTCCCAATACTAGCCAACGATCCCCCGCACAATGAAGTACAGCAACGAAGGCCCAAGCAAACACCCCAGCCCGGTGTGGAACGTCGCCGTCAACGCCCCATACGGCACCAACCGCCGGTCCGTCGCCGCCAGCCCCGCCGTCACCCCACTCACCGTCCCGGCCAACCCACCAAACACCATCGCCGAACGCGGGTTATCCAGGCCCATCCAACGGGCCGCCACGGGGGTGCCCACCATGACCAGGATCGCCTTGATCAACCCGGTGGCAATCGACAGCGCCATCACATCCGAGGTCGCGCCAATCGCTGCGCCGGTCACCGGGCCGACGATGTAGGTCACCGCGCCTGCGCCGATGGTGGTCATGCTGATTGCATCGCGATAACCAAACGCCCAGGCCATGCTCGCGCCGACGATAAACGGCAGGATCGTGCCCAGCAGCAAGGCGATCACACCGATCATCCCGGCTTTGCGCGCTTCGGTGGCTTGCACCTCAAATGCCGTGGCGACAATGGCGAAGTCGCGCAACATGGCGCCGCCCATCAGGCCGATGCCGGAGAACAGCGCCAGGTCCGCCAGGCCTTTTTGCCCGCCGGTAATAGTGCCGCCGACCCAAGCCAGCACCAGGCCGATCACGATGGCAATCGCCGAACCATGGATGCGCCCGAACGTGAGGCGCTTGGACAGCACCACAGAAATCCACATCACCACGCCCACAAAGGCAAAGGCGGTGATCAGGCCGTTATGTTCCAAACCTTTTTCGATGAGGTCCCACATATCAGCGACCTCCCACTGGAACAATCAGCGGCTCTTCGGCGGGCAACGGTTCGCCCTTATGGGTACGGCTGATCAGGGCGATGGTGCAACCACACACCAGCACCGAACCGATGGCCGCGAGTACGGCGACCGGGCCGCCGTGCAGGGCGGTGACCACGTTTTGTTGCGCCGCCATCGCGACCACCACCGGGATGTACATGGCACCCCAGAAGCCCACGCCCATCTCGCAATCCTTGGTCATGCCGCCGCGTTTTTGCATCCACAAACGCGCGCAGATCAGCAGGATCATGGCGATGCCGACCCCGCCCACGTTGGATTTGACGCCCAGCAACACGCCGAGCATGTCGCCCATGATCACGCCCGCGAGCGTGCAGATCGCCAGCAATGCCACACCGTAAATAATCATTGTTGTTGTCCTCAAAGTGCTCGATCGAAATTGTTGTTTTTGTGCTTCGAAAGCCTTGGGTGGTGCTTTATCGGTGGCGGCGACCCTCCTCTTGCAGCAAGGCCTGCAAGGTGTCCAGGCGCGCGCCTTCGCAGGCGATCACCGTGCCTTGTTCAAACACCCGGCGCGACAGCCCGGTCAGCACGGCGCCCGGGGGCAGTTCGATTTGCAGGCGCACACCGCGCTCGTAGGCACTTTGCACGGTGCCGCGCCAGTCGACGACGCGGCACATGTTAAAGGCCAGGTCGTCGCGCAGTTGCTCGGGGTTGTGGATCGGCCGCGCGCGCGTACTGCTCAGGTAGGTGATGCGCGGCGCCTTGAGCGCAACGAACGCATCGGCCAACGCCTGGGCAGGTTCTTGCAGCAACGCGCAGTGGGACGGCACGCTCACGGCCAGGCGCCTGGCGCTGCCGTTGCCTTTGATGCGTGCGGCGACACGCTGCATCGCCGCATCGCTGCCGGCGATCACGGTCTGGTTATCCGCATTGATATTGGCCAGGTACACCGGAGTTTCGGGGCTGTGGATTTCGGCCAGGAGTTTTTCCACTGTGGATAAGTCCGGGCCGATCAGCGCGGTCATCCCAAAACCGTGTGGATAAGCGTTCTGCATCAGCTCGCCGCGCAGGCTGACGAGTTTGATCGCCTCGCTGAAGCCCAACGCCCCCGCGATCACTGCCGCCGGGTAGGCGCCAATCGACAGGCCCGCGACATAATCCGGAATGCATTCCAACAGGCGCGCATGGGCCACACCGGTGATCAAAAGGCAGAGCTGAACAGCCCGCGTGTTGGTCAGCGCTTGCGCCGTATCCAATGCACGCACATCTTCGCCCAACACATCGCTGGCCTCTTCCAGAATGCTCGCCGGCAGCGCCTGGAGCATGCCCGTGCGCTGGGCGCCCTGCCCCGGAAACACCAGCAGGCTGCTCATGCCACGGCCTGCCACGGGTCGAGTACCAGGTGCGCACCGTGGGTGGTTTTCAGCAACACACGACGGGAACCACTCGCCCATTCGCGCAGGGCCACGGCGCCGAACGGCGTTTGCAGTTGCAGGTCCACGGCGCACACCGCCGTATCAAGCAACGCCAAAAGGTCTTCGGCATCGGCGCGGGTCATCGGCTCGGGCGTGCGCAGAATCAAATCCAGATCGCTTTGAGCATGCAGCGCTTCAATGCCGCTGGCCAACTCAAAACCCGCGCTACCGGTGACGCCCCAGGCCTCTTGCGCCAGCACCAGGCGCAGTTGCGCCAGCGCCTGCAAGGCCGGTAAATCCCGGGGCGAGATCACCTCGCTCAGCGCCTCCGGTGCCACGCGCCGCTGGACGGCTGCAAGGGGCATCACGGCCGCAAATCGCTGCTCACGCAAGCGCCCGCGCACGCCGACCGCCACATAGCCGGGGTCAGCCACCGCGCGGCGCACCACCACCGGGTGGCCGGCGCTGAGCGCGTCCACCGCCCAGGCCGGGGCGTCGGCGGGCAAGTGCGCCGGGGCCATGCCCCAGAGCAAATCGTGGGCGTTCACCATTGCGCCCGCAGCAGTTGGCGCACATGGCTGGACGCGGCGCGATTGGCAGCGCCGAGGCGCCCGCTCAAGTCGGTGCTGGTGATGTCCTTGATCGCACTCGCCAGGCAATCGCTGACCCGCGCCACATCCTCCGGCGTCGGCTGTTCTATCTGGCTGACCGACAAGGTTTCCCACAGCAACCCCAGGCTGGCATAGCTGTCGATGTCATAGGCCATGGGCGGCACGCTGGCGGCCAGGGCTTCCAGCTCCTCGACGCTGCGCAGGGTCACCCGCGCGGCCGAAGCCTTGCCCATGGCGTGTACCATCACACCGGGGTCG
It contains:
- the madL gene encoding malonate transporter subunit MadL codes for the protein MIIYGVALLAICTLAGVIMGDMLGVLLGVKSNVGGVGIAMILLICARLWMQKRGGMTKDCEMGVGFWGAMYIPVVVAMAAQQNVVTALHGGPVAVLAAIGSVLVCGCTIALISRTHKGEPLPAEEPLIVPVGGR
- the mdcH gene encoding malonate decarboxylase subunit epsilon, producing MSSLLVFPGQGAQRTGMLQALPASILEEASDVLGEDVRALDTAQALTNTRAVQLCLLITGVAHARLLECIPDYVAGLSIGAYPAAVIAGALGFSEAIKLVSLRGELMQNAYPHGFGMTALIGPDLSTVEKLLAEIHSPETPVYLANINADNQTVIAGSDAAMQRVAARIKGNGSARRLAVSVPSHCALLQEPAQALADAFVALKAPRITYLSSTRARPIHNPEQLRDDLAFNMCRVVDWRGTVQSAYERGVRLQIELPPGAVLTGLSRRVFEQGTVIACEGARLDTLQALLQEEGRRHR
- the madM gene encoding malonate transporter subunit MadM: MWDLIEKGLEHNGLITAFAFVGVVMWISVVLSKRLTFGRIHGSAIAIVIGLVLAWVGGTITGGQKGLADLALFSGIGLMGGAMLRDFAIVATAFEVQATEARKAGMIGVIALLLGTILPFIVGASMAWAFGYRDAISMTTIGAGAVTYIVGPVTGAAIGATSDVMALSIATGLIKAILVMVGTPVAARWMGLDNPRSAMVFGGLAGTVSGVTAGLAATDRRLVPYGALTATFHTGLGCLLGPSLLYFIVRGIVG
- a CDS encoding hemolysin III family protein, with the protein product MYHGERFNAWSHLLGAVAACIGAVWMLVVASLDGSPWKIVSVAIYGFTLMVLYSASTVYHSVRGRRKEIMQKVDHFSIYLLIAGSYTPFCLVTLRGPWGWTLFGIVWGLAVIGILQEIKPRSEARILSIVIYAVMGWIVLVAVKPLLAALGTAGFTWLASGGVLYTVGIIFFALEDRLRHSHGIWHLFVIGGSLLHFVAIMHYVL
- a CDS encoding LysR substrate-binding domain-containing protein, producing the protein MLIDEEFTLKKLEIFLAFMRTGNLARAAAELQTSNVSVHRAIHSLENALRCPLFKHEGRNLTPLESAYVLEERAQKLVADVVDSVRLTREAAGFSAERFKLGSLYSLTVKTVPQLIMGLKIRRSELNIDLILGSNFDLLYKLKNMEVDAILISLDEHANDPDCEQIALFSDDIFLATPADSPFDREREIDLADVRDATFITLTQGFATHQDGNRVFKQAGFEPKVAMQVNDIFTLLSMVSSGVGYALLPGRIAAVYENRVKLIPLQPRYRLQQHIGVVFLKAKERDPNLLALLAECRMYANRQV
- a CDS encoding malonate decarboxylase holo-ACP synthase; its protein translation is MVNAHDLLWGMAPAHLPADAPAWAVDALSAGHPVVVRRAVADPGYVAVGVRGRLREQRFAAVMPLAAVQRRVAPEALSEVISPRDLPALQALAQLRLVLAQEAWGVTGSAGFELASGIEALHAQSDLDLILRTPEPMTRADAEDLLALLDTAVCAVDLQLQTPFGAVALREWASGSRRVLLKTTHGAHLVLDPWQAVA
- a CDS encoding LysR family transcriptional regulator — translated: MRLRHIEIFQAIRQTGSISAAAQLLHVSQPAVTKVLQHAELQLGFPLFLRVRGKLQPTPEALALESEVEKVTASLQGVRRLAKSLRREPGQSVRIGAIPALALSLLPPAILEWKRDYPDMACELSSDHSRELVQKLLMREIDLALTLNFSGHPGLTTQVLANGVLVALASKGYWSEAELSSPLPLADLAGTPLIGLSSADPLAAKLDSYLENVDPPPRVTLSVQTYSLARAMVESGAGLTVIDPFTALGASTATTCIRTLTPPLPITLYALTRADEPPPHMLANLLEILGLRARELLERL